Proteins encoded together in one Synechococcus sp. A15-62 window:
- a CDS encoding pyridoxine 5'-phosphate synthase: MASLGVNIDHIANIREARRTVEPDPVSMALLAELGGADGITVHLREDRRHIQDRDVELLRQTVRSRLNLEMAATEEMVAIALRIKPDMVTLVPERREEVTTEGGLDVAGQEASLSAMVQTLQAAGIPVSLFVDPEATQLQACKNTGACWVELHTGRYADADWSTQPKELARLQEGTAIARQLGLRVNAGHGLTYQNVEPIAAIAGMEELNIGHTIVARSVAIGLQQAVRDMKVLVQNPRLDPLFGQAPG; encoded by the coding sequence ATGGCCAGCCTCGGCGTCAATATCGACCACATCGCCAACATCCGTGAAGCGCGGCGAACCGTTGAGCCGGATCCTGTCTCGATGGCACTGCTGGCCGAACTTGGTGGGGCCGATGGGATCACCGTGCACCTCAGGGAAGACCGGCGTCACATCCAGGATCGGGATGTGGAGTTGCTGCGCCAAACCGTTCGCTCCCGCCTCAACCTGGAAATGGCCGCCACCGAGGAGATGGTGGCGATTGCGCTGCGGATCAAGCCCGACATGGTCACCCTGGTGCCAGAACGGCGGGAGGAGGTCACCACGGAGGGGGGCCTGGACGTGGCCGGACAGGAAGCCTCTCTGAGCGCCATGGTGCAGACCCTTCAGGCCGCGGGGATTCCTGTGAGCCTGTTTGTGGATCCGGAGGCCACCCAGCTCCAGGCCTGTAAGAACACTGGGGCCTGCTGGGTGGAGTTGCACACGGGGCGCTATGCCGATGCCGACTGGAGCACCCAGCCCAAGGAGCTGGCTCGCTTGCAGGAAGGCACCGCCATCGCCCGGCAGCTCGGTCTGCGGGTCAATGCCGGCCATGGCCTTACCTATCAGAACGTTGAGCCCATAGCGGCCATTGCTGGGATGGAGGAACTCAACATCGGCCACACGATCGTGGCCCGCTCTGTGGCCATCGGACTGCAACAGGCTGTGCGGGATATGAAGGTCTTGGTTCAGAATCCCCGCCTTGATCCCCTTTTCGGACAGGCGCCTGGATGA
- a CDS encoding DUF6761 family protein, whose amino-acid sequence MTSLDDPEAIRHFQSLCDACQELTTRYHTPSELRLYSDGYLHALRKSGSLDPRSQHRLEQLIDRWILDPSSFIGPDGDVSTLYMRHPQGY is encoded by the coding sequence ATGACATCACTCGACGACCCTGAAGCCATCCGTCATTTCCAATCGCTCTGCGATGCCTGCCAGGAGCTGACGACCCGATATCACACGCCTTCGGAACTGCGGTTGTATTCCGATGGCTATCTGCATGCCTTGCGAAAGTCTGGATCCCTTGATCCCCGCTCTCAGCACCGCCTCGAGCAATTGATCGATCGCTGGATCCTGGATCCCTCCAGTTTTATAGGCCCTGACGGGGATGTGAGCACGTTGTACATGCGCCATCCCCAGGGTTATTGA
- a CDS encoding 1-acyl-sn-glycerol-3-phosphate acyltransferase, which yields MQLCLGALSSQASNLISPLQAALATRESALSVGIDRYWAPLAMFTTQDLALRFQFRERLVLHPEHLPHQGPVLLAPTHRARWDALMLPMAAGRRVSGRDCRFMVTTTEMRGLQGWFLQRLGCFPVDQGRPSMTTLRLAIDLLADGQQVVMFPEGRIHRQDEAIELRPGLVRLAQLAQSRGVSVPVVPVGLGYSQAPPRPFSRAALCFGAPLTVPAKGEREATRQFNIQLADAMHTAEQAARAAVGRPLESF from the coding sequence ATGCAGCTTTGCTTGGGGGCTTTAAGTTCGCAGGCGTCGAATTTGATCAGCCCGTTGCAAGCGGCCCTGGCAACCCGAGAAAGCGCTCTGAGTGTCGGGATTGACCGCTACTGGGCTCCCCTGGCGATGTTCACCACCCAGGATCTGGCGCTGCGCTTTCAATTCCGTGAACGCCTGGTGCTGCATCCGGAACATCTGCCCCATCAGGGTCCCGTGCTGTTGGCGCCGACCCATCGCGCCCGCTGGGATGCCCTGATGCTGCCGATGGCAGCCGGCCGTCGGGTCAGTGGACGCGATTGCCGCTTCATGGTGACCACCACGGAGATGCGGGGGCTGCAGGGCTGGTTTCTGCAACGGCTGGGCTGCTTTCCAGTCGACCAGGGACGCCCCTCGATGACCACTCTGCGTCTTGCGATCGACCTGTTGGCCGACGGACAGCAAGTGGTGATGTTCCCGGAGGGCAGGATTCACCGGCAGGACGAAGCGATTGAGCTGCGTCCCGGCCTCGTGCGTCTGGCCCAACTGGCCCAGAGCCGCGGCGTCTCCGTTCCAGTGGTTCCAGTCGGTTTGGGTTACAGCCAGGCCCCACCACGGCCCTTCAGCCGGGCAGCGCTCTGTTTCGGGGCACCGCTTACCGTGCCTGCCAAAGGCGAACGCGAGGCGACGCGGCAGTTCAATATCCAACTCGCTGATGCGATGCATACGGCTGAACAAGCGGCCCGTGCAGCCGTTGGCCGACCGCTGGAGAGCTTCTAA
- a CDS encoding FkbM family methyltransferase — translation MDPDFSTNIYETNVSVKLMRDFGIITNLRNLEKATRAIFKKILLNSKVDIFLDVGANIGIYSWMARKYCVEQTFMFEPDQTNCRLLLKTIINNRAKNIYLVPFAVSDRLGVTEYYPDNASGAAGSLVNHASNKSSLHCNYGMNDITSVPTIDLNHFSEYCEGKNVIIKIDVEGYEKTVLTGSMLLIEKVLPIIIIECNQENDTQMLEEIGYRKYSLGENHNYLMIHSTSQMLSLL, via the coding sequence TTGGACCCTGATTTCAGCACAAACATATATGAAACGAATGTGAGTGTTAAACTGATGAGAGATTTTGGTATTATTACAAATTTAAGGAATCTTGAGAAGGCAACAAGGGCTATATTTAAGAAAATATTATTAAACTCAAAAGTTGATATTTTTTTGGACGTGGGAGCGAATATTGGTATTTATTCATGGATGGCAAGAAAGTATTGCGTAGAGCAAACATTTATGTTTGAGCCAGATCAAACAAATTGTCGACTTCTTCTCAAAACAATAATCAACAATCGAGCAAAAAATATCTATTTAGTACCTTTTGCAGTATCAGATAGACTTGGAGTTACTGAATATTATCCAGACAATGCTAGCGGTGCAGCGGGCAGTCTTGTAAATCATGCTTCAAATAAGTCTTCTCTTCACTGCAACTATGGGATGAACGACATCACATCGGTTCCAACGATAGATCTTAACCACTTTAGCGAATACTGCGAGGGCAAGAATGTGATAATAAAAATAGATGTAGAAGGCTATGAAAAGACAGTGCTTACGGGTTCCATGTTACTTATCGAAAAAGTACTACCAATTATTATTATCGAATGCAATCAGGAAAATGATACTCAAATGTTGGAAGAAATTGGTTACAGAAAATATTCACTGGGCGAAAACCATAATTACTTGATGATTCACAGCACAAGTCAAATGCTATCTCTCCTTTAG
- a CDS encoding response regulator transcription factor, with product MTSTPHDLTAEASAASTDPVVMPSSNTGQEPSRVLVVEPHPTLRTVLVQRLRQDGHLTAAVASAAEALEVCQEQSPDLLVSAELLERSSALRLAEQLRCPVIVLTARAGAEPVVGLLDDGADDVLRKPFGLEELAARCRTLLKRGHSGLQERVTVGPLEVHLLLRQVTLREQPVELSPREFALLCALLMPPGLVRSRQELLRMAWPPFSGGPRSVDTQVLTLRRKLEQAGLGEGGGITTVRQRGYRFSLDNLPAS from the coding sequence GTGACCTCCACTCCCCACGACCTCACGGCGGAAGCATCTGCAGCAAGCACCGATCCCGTGGTGATGCCAAGTTCAAACACCGGGCAGGAACCGTCCCGGGTGTTGGTGGTCGAGCCGCACCCCACCCTGCGCACGGTGCTGGTTCAGCGGCTGCGTCAGGACGGTCATCTCACAGCAGCCGTGGCCAGTGCCGCTGAAGCTTTGGAGGTCTGCCAGGAACAGTCGCCTGATCTGCTGGTGAGTGCAGAATTGCTGGAGCGCAGCTCCGCCCTGCGCCTGGCTGAGCAGCTGCGTTGCCCTGTGATTGTGCTGACCGCACGGGCCGGTGCTGAACCGGTGGTGGGCCTTCTGGATGACGGTGCCGACGATGTGCTGCGCAAACCCTTTGGCCTCGAGGAACTGGCCGCCCGCTGCCGCACCCTGCTCAAGCGGGGGCACAGCGGCCTGCAGGAGCGGGTCACCGTTGGGCCACTCGAAGTACACCTGCTGCTGCGTCAGGTGACACTGCGGGAGCAGCCGGTGGAGCTCAGCCCCCGCGAATTTGCTCTGCTTTGTGCGCTGTTGATGCCTCCTGGGCTGGTGCGCAGTCGGCAGGAACTGCTGCGGATGGCGTGGCCTCCCTTCAGCGGCGGACCCCGATCCGTGGACACACAGGTTCTGACTCTGCGCCGCAAGCTTGAGCAGGCCGGTCTTGGGGAGGGCGGTGGAATCACCACCGTGCGTCAGCGGGGCTACCGCTTCAGCCTCGACAACCTGCCAGCCAGCTGA
- the grxD gene encoding Grx4 family monothiol glutaredoxin: MDPSTKARIETLVASSPIFVFMKGSKLMPQCGFSNNVVQILHSLGVAFETFDVLSDPEIRQGIKEFSSWPTIPQVYVKGEFIGGSDILIEMYNSGELREKLEIALAS, encoded by the coding sequence ATGGACCCTTCCACCAAAGCTCGAATCGAAACTCTGGTCGCTTCCAGCCCGATCTTCGTGTTCATGAAGGGCTCCAAGCTGATGCCCCAATGCGGATTCTCAAACAATGTGGTGCAAATCCTGCACTCCCTTGGTGTGGCATTCGAAACATTTGACGTTCTCTCTGATCCAGAGATTCGTCAGGGAATCAAAGAATTTTCCAGCTGGCCCACCATCCCCCAGGTGTATGTGAAAGGGGAATTCATCGGCGGTTCAGACATCCTGATCGAGATGTACAACTCCGGAGAACTTCGCGAAAAGCTGGAAATCGCTCTCGCCAGTTAA
- a CDS encoding MgPME-cyclase complex family protein has translation MTTYHFVAASERFLTVEEPLEEVLRERQRNYAETGKTIDFWLVKQPAFLSSPELAELKATIPQPAAAVVSTDPTFITFLKLRLEYVAVGAFEAPSAGIPDALAGAV, from the coding sequence ATGACCACCTATCACTTCGTTGCAGCCAGCGAGCGCTTCCTCACCGTGGAGGAGCCGCTGGAGGAAGTGCTGCGGGAGCGCCAACGCAACTACGCCGAAACCGGTAAGACCATCGATTTCTGGTTGGTGAAGCAACCGGCTTTCCTCTCTTCTCCTGAGCTGGCTGAGCTCAAGGCAACCATTCCCCAGCCCGCTGCTGCTGTGGTGTCCACCGATCCCACCTTCATCACCTTCCTCAAACTGCGATTGGAGTACGTGGCTGTCGGGGCCTTTGAAGCACCGTCCGCGGGGATTCCCGATGCCCTTGCCGGTGCCGTCTGA
- a CDS encoding BolA family protein: MVQPDAVEAAIQQVIPDANVTVEDLTGGGDHLQVTVVSSAFAGLSRIRQHQMVYGALQQELASEAIHALALNTSTPADATSA; encoded by the coding sequence ATGGTGCAGCCGGATGCTGTTGAAGCCGCGATCCAACAGGTCATTCCTGACGCCAATGTCACCGTTGAAGACCTCACCGGTGGTGGTGATCACCTCCAGGTGACGGTGGTGTCTTCGGCGTTTGCCGGCCTTTCACGCATCCGTCAGCATCAGATGGTGTACGGCGCGCTGCAACAAGAGTTGGCCAGCGAAGCGATTCACGCCCTCGCCCTCAACACCTCAACCCCTGCGGACGCTACGTCCGCCTAA